A single genomic interval of Primulina huaijiensis isolate GDHJ02 unplaced genomic scaffold, ASM1229523v2 scaffold42345, whole genome shotgun sequence harbors:
- the LOC140969573 gene encoding E3 ubiquitin-protein ligase SINAT5-like isoform X2 produces the protein MESSIECISIHDGMHEDEILTAQPFSQFSSSKPSSNNNNINGGMSTPPPASVHELLECPVCTNSMYPPIHQVCHLIKLVLNLSSNIYHVGCFILFCYKKYVSTYYSSRLLQCHNGHTLCSTCKVRVHNRCPTCRQELGDIRCLALEKVAESLELPCKHNSLGCPEIFPYYSKLKHEAICNFRPYNCPYAGSECSIAGDIQCLVTHLRDDHKVDMHSGCTFNHRYVKSNPRDVENATWMLTVFHCFGQYFCLHFEAFQLGTAPVYMAFLRFMGDEMDAQNFSYSLEVGGNGRKLIWEGTPRSIRDGHRKVRDSHDGLIIQRNMALFFSGGDKNELKLRVTGRIWKEPRNPDGGACVPNLCS, from the exons atggaATCTAGCATTGAATGCATATCAATCCATGACGGGATGCACGAAGATGAGATCCTTACCGCCCAACCATTTTCTCAGTTTTCATCTTCAAAGCCATCATCtaacaataataatatcaatGGTGGGATGAGTACTCCTCCGCCCGCAAGTGTTCATGAGCTTCTTGAATGCCCCGTTTGTACCAATTCTATGTACCCTCCCATCCACCAGGTTTGTCATCTT ATCAAACTCGTGCTAAACTTGTCATCGAACATCTATCATGTCGGCTGTTTTATTCTTTTTTGTTACAAAAAATATGTGTCCACCTATTACTCAAGTCGATtactgcagtgccacaacgggcATACGCTCTGCTCCACCTGTAAAGTAAGGGTGCACAACAGATGTCCTACTTGTAGACAGGAGCTTGGCGATATAAGATGCTTAGCACTTGAAAAAGTGGCTGAATCCCTCGAACTTCCTTGCAAGCATAACTCCCTCGGATGCCCTGAGATCTTCCCTTATTACAGTAAACTGAAACACGAAGCCATTTGTAATTTTAGGCCTTACAACTGCCCTTACGCGGGATCAGAGTGCTCCATTGCTGGTGATATTCAATGCCTTGTTACCCACTTGAGAGATGATCACAAGGTGGACATGCATTCAGGATGCACATTTAATCATCGTTACGTGAAATCAAATCCACGAGATGTAGAGAACGCGACATGGATGCTAACG GTCTTCCATTGTTTTGGTCAGTATTTTTGTCTTCATTTCGAAGCTTTCCAACTTGGAACGGCTCCTGTATATATGGCTTTTCTTCGGTTCATGGGAGACGAGATGGACGCTCAGAACTTTAGCTACAGTTTGGAGGTTGGAGGAAACGGTCGGAAACTTATATGGGAGGGCACCCCTCGAAGCATTAGAGATGGTCACAGAAAGGTTCGAGACAGTCATGATGGCCTCATCATACAGCGCAACATGGCACTTTTTTTCTCAGGAGGAGACAAGAACGAGCTTAAGCTTCGGGTAACTGGTCGTATATGGAAGGAACCGCGGAATCCAGATGGTGGAGCTTGCGTACCCAATCTCTGTAGTTAA
- the LOC140969565 gene encoding aspartyl protease family protein 2-like: MDPKPISIFLSLVLLSTFSSALQYQTLVITSLPKPKTRSWDTLQESEFLPHSQTLLDSDNGFALDLHHVDNVSPAFNSTPESLFKLRLKRDAVRVQALSTLATTAANSAGKPKGASDFSSTVISGLAQGSGEYFTRIGVGTPPKYAFMVLDTGSDVVWIQCSPCRKCYSQSDPVFDPKKSSTFLGVPCGSLLCRLLDSPGCTSDRKKCLYEVSYGDGSFTVGEFSTETLTFRGRKVDKVAIGCGHDDEGLFVGAAGLLGLGRGKLSFPTQSGSQFGSKFSYCLVDRSASSKPSSIMFGQSAVSRNAVFTPLLANPKLDTFYYVGLNGISVGGTRVPGITPSVFNLESSTGDGGVIVDSGTSVTRLTQTAYVALRNAFRVGASNLKRAPDFSLFDTCFDLSGKTVVKVPTVVLHFSSAEVSLPASNYLIPVNSDGRFCFAFAGTTSGLSIIGNIQQQSFRVVFDLANNRVGFAPRGCD; the protein is encoded by the coding sequence ATGGACCCAAAACCCATCTCCATTTTCCTTTCTCTTGTCCTCCTATCCACCTTCTCCTCCGCTCTTCAATATCAGACCCTCGTTATCACCTCTCTTCCTAAACCCAAAACACGCTCATGGGACACCCTACAAGAATCCGAATTCTTACCCCATTCTCAGACCCTACTCGATTCTGATAATGGATTTGCACTTGATTTACACCATGTAGACAACGTATCTCCTGCTTTCAATTCTACTCCGGAATCACTTTTCAAACTTCGTTTGAAACGTGATGCTGTTAGGGTCCAAGCACTCTCTACTCTCGCCACCACCGCAGCTAATTCAGCTGGCAAACCAAAGGGTGCGTCAGATTTCAGCAGCACGGTGATTTCCGGGCTTGCACAAGGAAGTGGTGAGTACTTCACACGGATTGGGGTAGGTACTCCGCCGAAGTATGCCTTCATGGTTCTCGATACTGGAAGTGACGTTGTCTGGATCCAGTGCTCCCCGTGTAGGAAATGCTACTCACAGTCCGATCCGGTTTTCGACCCCAAAAAGTCGAGCACGTTTTTAGGCGTCCCTTGTGGGTCTCTTCTCTGCCGTCTGCTGGATTCTCCTGGTTGCACCAGCGACCGGAAGAAATGCCTCTACGAAGTCTCGTACGGAGACGGTTCTTTTACTGTAGGGGAATTCTCAACGGAAACGCTGACGTTTCGGGGGAGGAAGGTCGATAAAGTTGCTATTGGCTGTGGTCATGACGATGAAGGTCTGTTCGTCGGCGCCGCCGGTTTATTAGGCCTCGGCCGTGGGAAATTGTCATTTCCCACCCAAAGCGGTAGCCAGTTTGGTAGCAAGTTTTCCTACTGTTTGGTGGACCGTTCAGCTTCCTCTAAACCGTCTTCGATCATGTTCGGCCAATCAGCGGTGTCCCGAAACGCCGTTTTCACCCCTTTGTTGGCCAATCCAAAGCTGGACACGTTCTACTACGTGGGGTTAAACGGTATTTCCGTCGGTGGGACTCGCGTCCCTGGCATTACACCGTCGGTCTTCAATCTCGAGTCGAGTACTGGAGACGGTGGAGTGATAGTGGATTCCGGCACATCCGTCACCCGGTTAACCCAAACAGCCTACGTGGCTTTGAGAAACGCATTCCGAGTCGGGGCTTCAAACCTGAAGCGTGCCCCAGACTTCTCTTTGTTCGACACTTGTTTCGATCTTTCTGGGAAGACCGTGGTGAAGGTTCCGACGGTGGTTCTGCACTTCTCCAGCGCGGAAGTGTCGCTTCCGGCTTCCAACTACTTGATTCCAGTTAACAGCGATGGAAGGTTTTGCTTTGCTTTCGCTGGTACGACGAGCGGGTTGTCCATTATTGGAAACATTCAACAGCAGAGTTTCCGGGTCGTGTTCGATTTGGCGAACAATCGGGTCGGGTTTGCTCCTCGGGGTTGTGACTGA
- the LOC140969573 gene encoding E3 ubiquitin-protein ligase SINAT5-like isoform X1, translating into MESSIECISIHDGMHEDEILTAQPFSQFSSSKPSSNNNNINGGMSTPPPASVHELLECPVCTNSMYPPIHQCHNGHTLCSTCKVRVHNRCPTCRQELGDIRCLALEKVAESLELPCKHNSLGCPEIFPYYSKLKHEAICNFRPYNCPYAGSECSIAGDIQCLVTHLRDDHKVDMHSGCTFNHRYVKSNPRDVENATWMLTVFHCFGQYFCLHFEAFQLGTAPVYMAFLRFMGDEMDAQNFSYSLEVGGNGRKLIWEGTPRSIRDGHRKVRDSHDGLIIQRNMALFFSGGDKNELKLRVTGRIWKEPRNPDGGACVPNLCS; encoded by the exons atggaATCTAGCATTGAATGCATATCAATCCATGACGGGATGCACGAAGATGAGATCCTTACCGCCCAACCATTTTCTCAGTTTTCATCTTCAAAGCCATCATCtaacaataataatatcaatGGTGGGATGAGTACTCCTCCGCCCGCAAGTGTTCATGAGCTTCTTGAATGCCCCGTTTGTACCAATTCTATGTACCCTCCCATCCACCAG tgccacaacgggcATACGCTCTGCTCCACCTGTAAAGTAAGGGTGCACAACAGATGTCCTACTTGTAGACAGGAGCTTGGCGATATAAGATGCTTAGCACTTGAAAAAGTGGCTGAATCCCTCGAACTTCCTTGCAAGCATAACTCCCTCGGATGCCCTGAGATCTTCCCTTATTACAGTAAACTGAAACACGAAGCCATTTGTAATTTTAGGCCTTACAACTGCCCTTACGCGGGATCAGAGTGCTCCATTGCTGGTGATATTCAATGCCTTGTTACCCACTTGAGAGATGATCACAAGGTGGACATGCATTCAGGATGCACATTTAATCATCGTTACGTGAAATCAAATCCACGAGATGTAGAGAACGCGACATGGATGCTAACG GTCTTCCATTGTTTTGGTCAGTATTTTTGTCTTCATTTCGAAGCTTTCCAACTTGGAACGGCTCCTGTATATATGGCTTTTCTTCGGTTCATGGGAGACGAGATGGACGCTCAGAACTTTAGCTACAGTTTGGAGGTTGGAGGAAACGGTCGGAAACTTATATGGGAGGGCACCCCTCGAAGCATTAGAGATGGTCACAGAAAGGTTCGAGACAGTCATGATGGCCTCATCATACAGCGCAACATGGCACTTTTTTTCTCAGGAGGAGACAAGAACGAGCTTAAGCTTCGGGTAACTGGTCGTATATGGAAGGAACCGCGGAATCCAGATGGTGGAGCTTGCGTACCCAATCTCTGTAGTTAA